The window gtcACCTCGGAGAAGTACGGAAGCCCCGCCGGGGTCAAACCTGTCCGCTGCGCATTGTGAGATCCGTCTTCAGATGTGCAACAAAAATGTTCACTGTTCACTGTTAAAAAATGCTATTAGACAAATACAACAAGACAACGTTTACATATATATTTCACCAAAAATGCAGTTTACGCAGCAACAACCTGGAGTTTCCTCTATGACGTCACGTCAGACTCTCGAGGAATTTTGGTCCATTAACAACAttgcttcagttcattcagGTTTGCGAGCATTCACACTGCACAAACCACCACAGCATTTAACTTGGGTTGAAGTCTGGACATTGATACTTTTTCAAAATTAtgaatttgtattttattttaatattctgatgtagatttgctgctgtgctttggatcatcgTCCTGTTGCATGACCCTGTTTCCACCCAGCTGCACCTGTCAGGCAGACGACCTCACACTTGTCTCCTCTAGAATCCTCCATTATTCAGAAGAGTTCATGGTGGACTCAGGGTGTCCAGGACCTGTAGctgcaaaacaagcccaaatcatcacccctccaccccctgaCAGTGGGTATGAGGTGATTCTGCTGCTTCACTTGCAGTACATTGAACTCAGCTTGCAGAAACAAGCCATTGTCTTTGcctctttgtttgttgtgttatgttttgacacaaaacagacagaaaggagggATTTGAAGTTTGAACTGCCGGTAAGCAGCAGTGTTTCAActgtccactagatgtcagtagTCCTGGATCTGATTCTCATCCCTGTAACATTATTTAGAGCCTGAAGACTTAAAAAAAGTATCTGGCTCCTCTTTAAACATGTGTAATCATCATTTTAATCCATGAACCATaacaaaacaatctttttttttacttgtaacatcttgttgttgttgttgttgttgttgttgttgttgtttctctgctcctgtAGTTGAACTTAAGCTCTGTTTGGACTGAAGAGTTTGGTGGTCACATGTCTTGGCctggttttgttttctgtcctgaTGACATGATGGTGAGGTTCAGAAtagcacccacacacagcatgcccTCATCCTGCGTATGAGATGTAACCTCCTCTCTGATCCTGCGGCTAATCCTCCGAGCTAATCCATCCAATCATCAGTCAGAGGCGGGCGGAAACGCAGGACTGTTACAGCACAGACTCAAAGCTTTTACACCTTCATGGAAGAAAAAAGTCTGTGAGCTGATCCACAAGCAGCTGAGGTCAAATCATGTGCACGACCACCATGGTCCTCACCGCCTTCGCTCTCATCCTGTGGCAGAGGTTCTCCAACAAGATCAAGCCGTGAGTACAGGCCGCCTGTTAATCCGGTCATTGTTCAGGTTTAGACTTTGATTTGTTTAATATTTCAGGCTCTGTGTCGTCTCTCACAGGCACAATGAAGATGCTGAGAAAGATGTACCGTACATGAAGAGCAACGGAGCCACAGAGCACCAGAAATGACACAATGAGggtaaaaaaaactcaactaCACCTCCCATAATGCAACACTTTCTCATGACTCTCCCTGCCTACTTTATAACAATCATCTTCCGATGATGTCATGATTATATATTCTATGATAAATGCTTGAGTTATTTGTGTTCTATGAGGTCACCACATCTCATTACTTCACCCTTGTGTGAAAGTTTGTGCCAATATGGCCGCCAGCCACACGTCAGCACACACAAGGTTTGCAGCTATATTTAGCATGTTATGTATTCTTATATTTACATTCGAATGTATACAGTTTGTTGTACATATATGAGGTGGTATTAGCTACCCTCCTCATATATGTACAGCATACTGTGTTATTTTTTACCTTTGTTCCTCCCATTCAGCTGTGTGCATCTTCCTGAACcctgtccctcctcttcctcttcctcctccttcaggttGGTCGTGTTTTGGGTTAACGTGGATAAGGACTTCAGCTTGGCAGCTATGAAATAATTAGATCAAGTGTCGTCATTTACTGGTGGAGCGGGGAtctgactgtgctgctgcttttctgaTGAGGGATCTGCTAATAATAAAGAATGTGTCCACAAATACACAGACGGATGAGGAGGACAGTGAGGACACTGCTGCTagctctgtcctcctcctctgtgtactCTTGTAATGCCTAAACATGCTGCAGGCCCTGGGGGGTCTCCCTTGGTGACCTCAGGCCGGGGTCTGGACCCCGTCAGCATGTTTGACACCACAGGTGAGGCAGTTTGATTAGCCTGTCCTGTGAGATTATataacactgactcatgcacaaacTACTACTGCTGCAGCCTTTCTATACGAGTCAGTGTGGAGTGAGTCAGTGTGGAGTGTAAGAAATACAGCCAGACCTGACAAGCAGGAACAGATTGCAACACCCTGTGATCACTCTGGTCTTTCTGCGTTTAAATACTCTGAGGAGGACACAAGAACACAAGACAGAACCTGGAATTCAaacaaatgtgcacatttactgtatgtttgttAGTTTTTAATATTTAGAGCAAGTTGTCAGCGTTACTGtcattttgttctttctttcttcttttgtcaAGATtgtgttaataataaaatgtttttacagtattttttgcatttttcaacaaacatttttatgtaaaaaatgACAGAATTAATCAAATAATATTGATTTTTCTGGACTGAATCCATGCACTTGacattatttgtttatttgaattAACTCATAAATGCCTTCACGTGACTTCAAAATGTCTAAATCCCATTATAACTTCTccaatcacacaacaagcaaAGAATCAGAAGATGGTTTGTGACAGAATAACTGTCTGTTGGCTTGTGGATGTGTCACAGCAGCACGCAGCTCTTCTTGTCTTTGAAGGGGTTGGAGGAGGCAGCGATGCCGGTGAGCAGAGGGTCGCTGCGGCGATGGTCCTGACAGTACTTCACCAGGTCCGCAGCACTCAGAGAGATCTGCTGGGACAGAAGACGCGTCACAGGACTCACAGTCTGACACAGAAACATCAGACAAATATGAGTTAAACTCACCTTAAACCTCTCCATGCTCGCCTCCACCCGCAGCTGATCCACCAGCTTCTGTGCCTGAATAacgctgttgctgctgctgcacatcttCCCTGACATCACCTTCAGgacgaaaacacacacacacacataaatctgAGGATCCTCATTCAcgtcagcatcagcagcaggaggagaagccACTTTTTCACCTGGTCCAAAGAGTCTGAAGGAGCGTCTGAGTTCTTTTTGACCTGCACCAcctgccccccccctttttATTGCCTGATGGAGGCATTTCAAAGGCTCTGTGGAGAAAGGTCAAAGAACACAGAGGTGGAAAggtcacacacatcacacatcacttCACAGCCACTGCTGATGAAAAGATTATTGATGTTGGTTTTCCCTCC of the Parambassis ranga chromosome 8, fParRan2.1, whole genome shotgun sequence genome contains:
- the LOC114439777 gene encoding guanine nucleotide-binding protein G(I)/G(S)/G(O) subunit gamma-7-like, with the translated sequence MSGKMCSSSNSVIQAQKLVDQLRVEASMERFKISLSAADLVKYCQDHRRSDPLLTGIAASSNPFKDKKSCVLL